TGCCATTTTGATGCGCATGGGCAGCGATGGCGGCGCCGATGTCACCCAGCGTTGCACCTTCTTTTACTTGGGCAATACCAATCCACATGCATTCATAGGTGATGTCGCATAAGCGCTTGGCTGCAATCGAGCCTTCGCCGACGATGAACATGCGTGAAGTGTCGCCAAAATAACCTGCTGGTGTGATGACCGTCACGTCAATGTTGGCGATGTCACCGTTTTTAAGCACTTTATCGTCGGAAGGGACGCCATGACAAATCACGTCATTGAGGGAAATGCAGCACGATTTTGGGTAAGGAGGATAACCCAGTGGCTGGTAACCGAGGGTCGCAGGGGTGGTGTTTTGAACATCCACCATATAGTTATGGCATAAACGATCGAGTTCGCCTGTCGTTGTGCCTGCTTTGACAAAAGGGGTGATGTAATCTAAAAGTTCGGAAGCGAGTCGACATGCGATGCGCATGTGGGCGATGTCATTGTCGTTTTTGATGGTAACGGCCATAGGATTCTCTTAATAGATGTTTCAGAATGCGAGCTCTGCGTTGTTTGAACACGGGACTTGAGCTGTTGGATGTTTTGCTATATAATTATAGGCTGTCTTGGGCTCGTTTGCAGAAGTTTTGCGAGCGTACGGGGAAACCCTAAGGTAAGGCTCAAGATAAATCGCGCGTTGGCAGCCATAAGGGTGCTTTGAAATCATGACGATGGATGGGGTTCAGTCCTCACGTTAAGCGGGTTTGTGAATATCAGCTCATCGAACATCAAAATCGGCATGGAACAGTTCATCAGGTTTCGAGCCACAGTGCTTGCCAATGTTAGAAACAACCCTTTTACGAATTAAAGGTATTATATTATGTTAGTTACAATGCGTGAAATGCTCGAAGCGGGCTGCCATTTTGGTCACCAAACCCGTTTCTGGAACCCAAAAATGGCTCCATTCATCTATGGCCATCGCAATAAAATCCACATCATCAACCTCGAAAAAACTGTTGTCATGTACAACGACGCGGCTGAGTTCATCAAAAAAGTAGCTGCACGTCGTGGCACGGTGTTGTTCGTTGGTACAAAACGTCAAGCACGTGACATCATGGCTGAAGAAGCAACACGCGCTGGCATGCCATACGTGAATCAACGCTGGTTGGGCGGTACTTTGACCAATTTCAAAACAGTCATCACCTCAATCAAACGTTTGAAAACAATGGAAGCAGCGATCGAGTCTGGCGAAGCCGACAAAATGATCAAAAAAGAAGCGTTGTTGTTTAAACGTGAATTGGAAAAATTGCAAAAATCAATCGGCGGTATCAAAGATATGGCTGGCGTTCCTGATGCGATTTTTGTTGTGGACATCGGCTACCACAAAGGTGCATTGCTCGAAGCGAAAAACTTGGGCATTCCTGTGATTTCTGTAGTTGACACCAACCATGATCCAAAAGGTGTTGATTTCATCATTCCAGGTAACGATGACTCTGCACGCGCAGTTCGTTTGTACGCTCGCGGCATGGCTGATGCCATCCTCGAAGGTCGTGCGAATGCTGTGAATGAAATCATTGAAGCGGCTAAAGAAGCGTCTGAACCAGAAGAATTCGTTGAAGAAATCAATGATGCATCTGCTGATGCTTAATCACTGAAAAGTGATGTGATGAAAGGGGGCTTCAGAGCCCCTTTTTCGAAAGAATTTCGGAGACCTTGAGGTGTGTTCATCGGGTGTCCCATCATTTGAGCGGTGTTAAACCGCACAAATGGTTGTAGCTTAAATTCAAAAGGGTCTGTGATCCTTTTGTACTGATTATAGGAAGAATTGAAATGACAGCAATTACTGCAGGCATGGTATCGGAATTACGTGGCAAAACTGACGCACCGATGATGGAATGCAAAAAAGCCTTGGTGGAAGCCGAAGGCAATATGGAACGCGCAGAAGAAATCTTACGTGTAAAATTGGGCAGCAAAGCAGGTAAAGCCTCTTCACGCATCGCTGCTGAAGGCGTGGTTGTGGTGTACACCAACGGCACGCAAGGCGCGATGGTTGAAGTCAACTCTGAAACTGACTTTGTTGCAAAAAATGATGACTTTTTGGCATTGGCCAATGGTTGCGCAAAACTGGTTGCAGAACACAACCCAGTCGATGTTGAGGCTTTGTCTGCATTGGATTTGGATGGCAAAACAGTTGAGCAAACTCGTGCTGACTTGATCGGTAAAATCGGCGAAAACATGACCATCCGTCGTTTCGTGCGTTTTGACAGTGACAACAGCTTGGTGTCTTACTTGCACGGTGCAAAAATTGGTGTGGTTGTGTCGTACAAAGGCGATGAAACTGCAGCCAAAGACGTGGCCATGCACATCGCTGCGATGAAGCCAGTGGCTTTGTCTTCTGCTGACGTTCCTGCTAAATTGATCGAAACAGAACGCAAAGTGGCAACTGAAAAAGCCATCGAATCAGGCAAACCTGCTGATATCGCAGCCAAAATGGTTGAAGGTTCAGTGCAAAAATTCTTGAAAGAAGTGTCTTTGTTTGACCAGCCTTTCGTTAAAAATGACAAAGAAACAGTTGCTGCGATGTTGAAATCTAAAGCAACTGAAGTTGCTGGCTTCACCATGTTCATCGTGGGTGAAGGCATCGAGAAAAAGGTTGATGATTTTGCTGCGGAAGTGGCTGCTCAAGTGGCTGCGGCACAAGCTGGAGCTTAATCAAGCTGATCGTTTGATGATAAAAGTGGGCTTTGCCCGCTTTTATTTTGCCCGGAAAGTGGAGCCAGATTGATGGTTTCTCTATTTTCGGATAAAAATGGTTTGAAATCAAAAAAATGATCGATGAACCACGTCGATAGAAATGAACCTCAATGTTTTTTTGAAATGGGCTTGCTTGATGTGTGTGTAGGCTTACTTCAAAAAAGTATTTTTTTGGGTGGATGAGTGCCGATTATTGTTAAAAACAGATCGAAAAGGTGTATCCTGTCGAGAGTTTGTGTCTGGCATTTGGGTGGGTCCATTTCGTATTTATTGGTTAAATATCAAGGAGTTGGTTATGGCGGCTTATAAGCGCGTGTTGTTGAAATTGTCGGGTGAAGCCCTGATGGGCGATGATGCATTTGGTATCAATCGAAAAACCATCGAGCGCATGGTTTCAGAGATTAAAGAAATCTCTGATATGGGTGTTGAAATTGCCATTGTCATTGGTGGTGGTAACATTTTTCGTGGCATGACGGGTGGTG
The window above is part of the Ephemeroptericola cinctiostellae genome. Proteins encoded here:
- the map gene encoding type I methionyl aminopeptidase gives rise to the protein MAVTIKNDNDIAHMRIACRLASELLDYITPFVKAGTTTGELDRLCHNYMVDVQNTTPATLGYQPLGYPPYPKSCCISLNDVICHGVPSDDKVLKNGDIANIDVTVITPAGYFGDTSRMFIVGEGSIAAKRLCDITYECMWIGIAQVKEGATLGDIGAAIAAHAHQNGMSVVREYCGHGIGKVFHEDPQVLHYGIKGQGMQLKAGMIFTIEPMINAGKRDMRTMPDGWTVKTKDRSLSAQWEHTVLVTPTGYEVLTLSEGYPALPSFIQPSA
- the rpsB gene encoding 30S ribosomal protein S2, which encodes MLVTMREMLEAGCHFGHQTRFWNPKMAPFIYGHRNKIHIINLEKTVVMYNDAAEFIKKVAARRGTVLFVGTKRQARDIMAEEATRAGMPYVNQRWLGGTLTNFKTVITSIKRLKTMEAAIESGEADKMIKKEALLFKRELEKLQKSIGGIKDMAGVPDAIFVVDIGYHKGALLEAKNLGIPVISVVDTNHDPKGVDFIIPGNDDSARAVRLYARGMADAILEGRANAVNEIIEAAKEASEPEEFVEEINDASADA
- the tsf gene encoding translation elongation factor Ts, whose product is MTAITAGMVSELRGKTDAPMMECKKALVEAEGNMERAEEILRVKLGSKAGKASSRIAAEGVVVVYTNGTQGAMVEVNSETDFVAKNDDFLALANGCAKLVAEHNPVDVEALSALDLDGKTVEQTRADLIGKIGENMTIRRFVRFDSDNSLVSYLHGAKIGVVVSYKGDETAAKDVAMHIAAMKPVALSSADVPAKLIETERKVATEKAIESGKPADIAAKMVEGSVQKFLKEVSLFDQPFVKNDKETVAAMLKSKATEVAGFTMFIVGEGIEKKVDDFAAEVAAQVAAAQAGA